The following proteins are encoded in a genomic region of Cryptomeria japonica chromosome 11, Sugi_1.0, whole genome shotgun sequence:
- the LOC131061258 gene encoding purple acid phosphatase 22 encodes MAMYKFFCLCLFAVAANADLTAKVPQQVHISLVGSEHMRVSWITEDSDAPSLVEYGTSSRQYTSSATGESTSYSYFLYKSGKIHHTVIGPLVANTVYYYRCGGIGAEYNFKTPPSNFPISFAIVGDPGQTNYTKSTLEHVKKMEHDVFLLPGDLSYADTNQPLWDTFGELVEPLASRRPWMITEGNHEIETIPIIMNHAFRAYNARWRMPYEQSGSSSNLYYSFDIAGVHVLMLGSYINFVKDSEQYKWLQGDLERVDRGRTQWVIALLHAPWYNTNTAHQGEGEEMRKAMEELLYAAHVDLVFAGHVHAYERFTRVYDNKADACGPIHITIGDGGNREGLASKFKTPKSELSLFREASYGHGELQIFNATHAYWSWHRNQDDEPVISDSIWVESLSSSTNCSCTSQQVSVSMGHANSINGQCRAL; translated from the exons ATGGCCATGTATAAATTCTTCTGTTTATGTTTATTTGCAGTCGCAGCAAATGCAGATCTCACTGCCAAGGTTCCTCAGCAG GTGCATATAAGTCTGGTCGGAAGTGAGCACATGAGGGTTTCATGGATTACAGAGGATTCTGATGCGCCCTCACTGGTGGAGTATGGAACATCTTCAAGACAGTATACTTCCTCTGCAACTGGAGAAAGCACTTCCTActcttattttttatataaatctgGTAAAATTCATCATACTGtgatcggacctctggtagcaaaTACAGTCTACTATTACCGTTGTGGCGGAATTGGGGCCGAGTATAATTTCAAAACTCCTCCGTCAAATTTCCCCATTTCTTTTGCAATTGTTG GTGATCCGGGACAAACAAATTACACAAAGTCGACCTTGGAGCATGTGAAAAAGATGGAGCATGACGTTTTCCTACTTCCAGGAGACCTTTCGTATGCGGATACAAATCAGCCTCTGTGGGACACGTTCGGCGAGCTGGTTGAGCCTCTGGCGAGCCGCAGGCCATGGATGATTACGGAAGGAAATCATGAGATTGAGACGATTCCGATAATAATGAACCACGCATTCAGAGCATACAACGCCAGATGGAGAATGCCGTATGAACAGAGCGGCTCGAGTTCGAATCTCTACTACTCCTTTGATATTGCCGGAGTACATGTCCTAATGCTGGGCTCTTACATAAACTTTGTGAAGGATTCAGAGCAGTATAAATGGCTCCAG GGAGACCTTGAAAGAGTGGATAGAGGGAGAACACAGTGGGTGATAGCGTTGCTTCATGCGCCATGGTACAATACGAATACTGCTCACCAGGGAGAAGGAGAAGAGATGAGAAAAGCCATGGAAGAACTTCTTTATGCTGCCCACGTGGACCTGGTTTTTGCGGGTCACGTGCACGCGTACGAACGCTTT ACTCGAGTGTATGACAACAAGGCTGATGCCTGTGGACCCATTCACATTACAATAGGAGATGGCGGCAACCGTGAAGGCCTTGCTTCAAA GTTTAAGACACCAAAATCCGAGTTGTCTTTATTTAGAGAAGCAAGTTATGGACATGGAGAACTCCAGATATTCAATGCAACACATGCGTATTGGTCATGGCATCGTAATCAGGATGACGAACCTGTTATCTCAGACTCTATTTGGGTTGAGAGTTTAAGCAGTTCAACAAATTGTTCTTGCACATCTCAACAAGTATCAGTTTCTATGGGCCATGCCAACTCTATCAATGGACAATGTAGAGCACTCTAA